The Spartobacteria bacterium sequence TCAGCAATAACAACATCAGACTACATCTCCGAACGGGCTAGTAAGGCTAAAAATGGTGTACTAAAATCAGTTCTGGATCGTGTTCCTAATCGAGATCCTTTACATGGTGATGAAATATAATAGGGCCAACAAAAGCCTGAATCGGTCGCTATCGCGCCGATTAGGCTAACCGTTGGCAGTGAGGAAAGAAATGGGGAATAATAGCCTGTCCCTTTGCCGCCTTTACCTCCTAAAAAAATTAACGAAGCAATGTATCAATGCCCATGGCCTGTTTTTCGGCGAATTCCGGAAGTGCTTTGTTTCGCCGCATCCGAAGCAGCGGTGCAGCCAATGCTAATATGTGGATCAGTACGAGGCGGTCAAGTCGCCTGTATTTTTTTCGGGGGCGAATGAAAAAACGCCACATGCGCTGGATATTTTTACTGGATGGTTTAAATGGCTTGAAATCCAGTAAAACATCATAGCCTATGGCATATTTTTGACCGTATGCATTGCGGATCCGCTCCAATTCGTTCTGCATGTCCGCATGGTAGGTGCCAAAAAAATAACGCCGCGCCGCCGCAAGTATTTCTAAGGTGTCGACCAAAAAAAGGATGTCGTCTGTAGGTATTTTTGCCAGTTCGGCCAGTTTGGGCATCATGCGCAGTTGCTTCATGCATTGTTGATCTGCCCTCAGCAGCTCTTCTGGATGTTCCACGATCCCGCCTAGCAGTTTACGCAGCGAATGGTTGATCATAATGTTATCCCAGTAAACATGCAGGAGCGGGGGAATGCGAACACGTCGGAAAAAGAAGCGCTGTTGGGCAATGGGTTCGATATATATCATCTTTTTTACCGCCTGATCCGAAAGTCGCAGGAGGGCCAACAGATAATCACAGTTAACTTCAGGAAGATATTTTGCCGCAAATCGACGTACGGCTTTGCGTGGTTTGACCCGGTCTTTGAACAGTTGAATGGTGACACTGGTGTTTAAATCGTTCCACAACGCGTCGCGATCAATGAAGGTCCGTCGGCCGAACTTCGTCCAGCCACCTGTTTGCGCCCATACAGATATCCCTGCAAGGTGTGCTGTTTCAGCCTTCTTTGCATATTTTTCGTAGTCCCATCCAATAAATGAAGGAAAACGTCCTGCTCCTTCGTATTCCCGACGTGATTGCAGTTCCAGCAATTTCGTGTGCGGCCCCCGATAAAGAAGCTTGTTGAACGGTAAATAGCGGAAGAAATCACTTTCCCCGTATTTCATGGATATTACCAGAGCGTCCGACTGGATATCATTGAAAACACGGTCATATGTGCGCTTGTTCCAGATAAGATCGCCGATAGGATACGCGCCTACGGTCCATGTCCTGAAAATTAATCGCTTACCGAAATGTTCAAAAGCCGGCAGCAGATTTTGGAGGAATGCTTTGGCGTGTGATGCTTTTTTAATAATCAATCTGCTGTGAAAGTCGCCGCCCACATCCTTTCCGTCGCATTCGCCTATTCGAAGAATGATACCCCCTAGATTGGGCAGCAACGCTGTTAGATTCTGCAGTGCCTCCTCGTAAAAATATGGCGCGACATGGCGGAGTAAACGGTCAGAGCGGTTATC is a genomic window containing:
- a CDS encoding toxin-antitoxin system HicB family antitoxin — its product is MSALNLRLPESIHRHIREIAREDGVSINTFITSAVAEKISAITTSDYISERASKAKNGVLKSVLDRVPNRDPLHGDEI